In Streptomyces erythrochromogenes, the DNA window TCGACTGCAGCAGCGGCCGCTTGCGCATCGTGATGCAGTCGATCTTCAGGGCCGGGAAGGGCTCCTGCGGGGTGTAGAAGCCGGTGTGGTCGCCGAAGGGGCCTTCCGGGAGCATCTCCCCGGGCTCCAGCCAGCCCTCCACGACGACCTCCGCGTTGGCCGGGACCTGGAGCGGGACGGTCTTGCAGTCGACCATCTCGATCCGCTTGCCCGCGACGAAGCCGGCGAAGAGGTACTCGTCGATGTCGCCCGGCAGCGGCGCGGTGGACGCGTACGTGACGGCGGGCGGGCAGCCGAAGGCGATCGCGACCGGCAGCCGCTCGCCCTTGGCGGCGGCGACGGCGTAGTGGTTGCGACTGTCCTTGTGGATCTGCCAGTGCATGCCGATGGTGCGCTTGTCGTGGCGCTGGAGCCGGTAGAGGCCGAGGTTGCGCACGCCCGTCTCGGGGTGCTTGGTGTGGGTGAGGCCGAGGTTGAAGAAGGAGCCGCCGTCCTTGGGCCAGGTGAAGAGGGCCGGCAGCAGGTCCAGGTCGACGTCGTCGCCGGTGAGGACGACCTCCTGGACGGGTGCGGAGTCGCCCTTCACCTTCTTCGGCGGGACGTGGACCATCGAGCCGAGCTTGCCGAAGGCCTCGCGGACCCCGATGAAGCCCTGCGGCAGCTCCGGCTTCAGCAGACCGCCGATCTTCTCGCTGATCTCGGCGTACGACTTGAGGCCGAGGGCCTTGAGGAGGCGGCGGTCGGTGCCGAAGACGTTCATGGCCAGCGGCATCGCCGAGCCCTTGACGTTCTCGAAGAGCAGCGCGGGACCGCCCGCTTTGTTCACTCTGTCGACGATCTCCCCGACCTCCAGGTACGGGTCGACTTCGGCCTTGATGCGCTTGAGGTCGCCCTCTCGCTCCAGAGCCCGGAGCAGCGAGCGGAGATCGTCGTAAGCCATAGGGGCCAGTATCCGTCACCAACTACGCTGGGAACGTCACCGGGGCCCCTTGCGGGTCCGCCGCCACTGCCCGGGAGTCGGTCCCACACCGTGCTGCGCTATCTGCCGTTCCTGCTGATCATCGCGCTGAC includes these proteins:
- a CDS encoding menaquinone biosynthesis decarboxylase, encoding MAYDDLRSLLRALEREGDLKRIKAEVDPYLEVGEIVDRVNKAGGPALLFENVKGSAMPLAMNVFGTDRRLLKALGLKSYAEISEKIGGLLKPELPQGFIGVREAFGKLGSMVHVPPKKVKGDSAPVQEVVLTGDDVDLDLLPALFTWPKDGGSFFNLGLTHTKHPETGVRNLGLYRLQRHDKRTIGMHWQIHKDSRNHYAVAAAKGERLPVAIAFGCPPAVTYASTAPLPGDIDEYLFAGFVAGKRIEMVDCKTVPLQVPANAEVVVEGWLEPGEMLPEGPFGDHTGFYTPQEPFPALKIDCITMRKRPLLQSIVVGRPPTEDGPLGRATERFFLPLLKIIVPDIVDYHLPESGGFHNCAIVSIDKKYPKHAQKVMHAIWGAHMMSLTKLIIVVDKDCDVHDLHEVSWRALGNTDYSRDLTVVEGPVDHLDHASYQQFWGGKAGIDATKKLPEEGYTRDGGWPDMVESDPATAALVDRRWKEYGL